The following are encoded together in the Pedobacter steynii genome:
- a CDS encoding M48 family metallopeptidase codes for MKALNLTVIAAAAMFSISSCSTVPLTGRSRLSLISESEMRGAASLEYSKFIKSPSTKVLNNADAQRVKRVGQRIQAAITKYMNANGYASQIQGFAWEFNLIDSKEVNAWCMPGGKVAVYTGLLPVAKDDAGLATVMGHEIAHAIAQHSSERASQAALAQAGGGILSAATGGKSSGTQELISQAYGLGAQGFVLLPNSRKQELEADNLGLTFMAIAGYDPATAVSFWQRMAAASRGSQKPAEFFSTHPADETRIAQIQRLLPQAQKYYNSTTGKPIR; via the coding sequence ATGAAAGCTTTAAATTTAACAGTCATTGCTGCGGCAGCGATGTTTTCGATATCCTCCTGCTCCACAGTTCCGCTAACAGGGCGCAGCAGACTGAGCTTGATCAGTGAAAGTGAAATGAGGGGAGCAGCCTCTTTAGAATACAGTAAATTCATTAAAAGTCCTTCAACTAAAGTGCTCAATAATGCGGATGCCCAAAGGGTAAAACGTGTTGGACAACGTATTCAGGCAGCCATTACCAAGTACATGAATGCCAATGGTTATGCAAGTCAGATTCAGGGCTTTGCCTGGGAATTCAACCTGATAGACAGTAAAGAAGTAAATGCCTGGTGTATGCCTGGTGGTAAGGTGGCTGTTTATACCGGCTTACTTCCGGTAGCAAAAGACGATGCCGGACTGGCAACCGTAATGGGCCATGAAATTGCACATGCTATTGCACAACACTCCTCGGAGCGTGCCTCTCAGGCAGCGTTAGCGCAAGCTGGTGGTGGCATTCTGAGCGCAGCAACAGGTGGTAAATCATCAGGTACACAGGAATTGATCAGCCAGGCTTATGGATTGGGCGCTCAGGGATTTGTCCTTTTGCCGAATTCCAGAAAACAGGAGCTGGAAGCCGATAATTTAGGCCTTACTTTTATGGCGATTGCGGGATATGACCCAGCTACAGCGGTCTCTTTCTGGCAAAGAATGGCAGCAGCCAGTAGAGGTTCTCAGAAACCAGCTGAATTTTTTAGTACGCACCCTGCCGATGAAACCAGAATTGCGCAGATTCAAAGACTGTTGCCTCAGGCACAAAAATATTATAATTCCACTACCGGTAAACCAATCAGGTAG
- the plsY gene encoding glycerol-3-phosphate 1-O-acyltransferase PlsY has product MISVYSISAVILAYLFGSIPTAVWLGQAFYGVDVREYGSGNAGATNTFRVLGKRAGLAVMTIDIAKGYTATKLAYFIGLSVTGPQNSSQFINYELALGVTAVMGHLFPIFAGFRGGKGVATLFGMILAVNFPAAMLCVLVFVVVLLTTKYVSLGSILAGFTFPLSIVFLFHSSVKSEVLYGMCVCILILVTHQKNLERLLKGKESKVYLFKKKNN; this is encoded by the coding sequence ATGATTTCGGTCTATTCTATATCAGCAGTAATTTTAGCCTATCTATTTGGGTCTATACCGACAGCGGTATGGCTCGGACAAGCATTTTACGGTGTCGACGTAAGGGAATATGGGAGTGGAAACGCTGGTGCAACCAATACTTTCAGGGTATTGGGGAAACGTGCCGGCCTTGCTGTAATGACCATAGATATTGCCAAAGGCTACACCGCTACTAAACTTGCCTACTTTATAGGTCTCTCCGTTACCGGTCCACAGAATTCTTCTCAGTTTATTAACTATGAGCTTGCCCTTGGAGTTACTGCTGTAATGGGGCATTTATTCCCAATATTTGCGGGATTCAGAGGTGGGAAGGGGGTGGCCACACTTTTTGGAATGATTTTGGCAGTTAACTTTCCTGCAGCGATGCTTTGCGTTCTTGTTTTTGTAGTCGTATTATTGACCACGAAATATGTTTCCCTTGGCTCTATATTGGCAGGCTTTACGTTCCCGCTGAGCATTGTGTTCTTATTTCATTCCTCGGTCAAGTCGGAAGTTTTATATGGGATGTGTGTATGCATCCTTATTCTGGTTACCCATCAGAAAAACCTCGAACGACTCCTCAAAGGCAAAGAATCTAAAGTTTACCTGTTTAAAAAGAAAAACAACTAA